A genome region from Corynebacterium uberis includes the following:
- a CDS encoding MFS transporter: MVALGYGLIAPIIPQFARSFDVGMAAAGAVISIFAFSRLVFAPTAGWFINKMGSRTMYLSGLAVVAVTTGAVSIAHEYWHILLLRGLGGIGSTMFTVSAMGLIVKLAPPSIRGKCSSAYASAFLVGNIIGPVAGAGLAPLGMRLPFLIYGATLCVACAIVWMRMPATVGQDSPDHPHQEAMSVAEALRDRAYRVVMVSGFANGWSNFGVRVATLPLFAAAVFKDAASVAGLAMAAFAVGNAVCLQFSGTLADRLGRRPLLITGLLINALFTGMLGWADSMAAVLVVSALAGAGAGVLNPAQQAVVADVIGSHRSGGAVLAAYQMAGDCGTILGPIVVGMIVQAAGFQWGFGVCGLISLAAAVLWMLRGRETLGDHLSEPGAAAS; this comes from the coding sequence ATGGTCGCGCTGGGCTATGGTCTCATCGCCCCGATCATCCCGCAGTTCGCCCGCAGCTTTGACGTGGGCATGGCAGCCGCCGGCGCGGTGATCTCCATTTTCGCCTTCTCCCGGCTCGTCTTTGCCCCCACCGCCGGCTGGTTCATCAACAAGATGGGCTCGCGCACCATGTACCTGTCTGGACTGGCCGTAGTCGCCGTGACCACGGGGGCGGTGTCCATTGCCCACGAATACTGGCACATCCTGCTGCTTCGTGGACTCGGCGGCATCGGGTCAACCATGTTTACCGTCTCGGCGATGGGGCTGATAGTCAAGCTCGCCCCGCCGAGCATCAGGGGGAAATGCTCCTCGGCCTATGCGTCGGCCTTCCTGGTGGGAAACATCATCGGGCCGGTCGCCGGGGCGGGCCTGGCACCCTTAGGCATGCGCCTGCCCTTCCTCATTTACGGGGCGACGTTGTGCGTTGCGTGCGCCATCGTGTGGATGCGCATGCCGGCGACGGTCGGCCAAGATAGCCCCGATCATCCGCACCAGGAGGCCATGAGTGTGGCGGAGGCGCTGCGGGATCGGGCGTATCGCGTGGTCATGGTCAGCGGCTTTGCCAACGGATGGAGCAACTTTGGCGTGCGGGTGGCCACCCTTCCGCTGTTTGCCGCGGCGGTCTTTAAGGATGCGGCATCCGTCGCGGGACTGGCCATGGCAGCCTTCGCCGTGGGCAATGCGGTGTGCTTACAGTTTTCCGGCACCCTCGCAGACCGGTTGGGCAGGCGCCCGCTGTTGATCACCGGGCTGCTCATCAACGCCTTGTTCACGGGGATGCTTGGGTGGGCAGATTCCATGGCCGCAGTGCTGGTGGTTTCCGCCCTGGCGGGTGCGGGCGCTGGGGTGCTCAATCCCGCGCAGCAGGCGGTGGTGGCTGACGTTATTGGTTCGCACCGCTCGGGCGGCGCCGTGCTGGCGGCCTATCAGATGGCTGGCGACTGCGGGACGATTTTAGGGCCCATCGTGGTGGGCATGATCGTCCAGGCGGCGGGATTCCAGTGGGGCTTTGGGGTCTGTGGGCTGATCAGCCTGGCGGCCGCGGTGTTGTGGATGCTCCGCGGCCGGGAGACGCTAGGAGATCACTTGTCCGAACCCGGCGCAGCAGCGTCCTGA
- a CDS encoding HNH endonuclease family protein, producing the protein MTLRRCAWWALLLATLGYLAVVMVTVFPRHHTPLTDVPLPRSGASLTVAQRATVVGYERSAFGDGWAPAGACTTREATIIRQQGPDTVSDCRVRSAGRDPYSGTQLDPAAIDIDHVFPLSAAWDMGAYAWPAHLREQFANDPLNLVAVSRKENREKSDALPSEWMPSDRGARCWYSRRLDAVARSYHLPLTRADRAVMRWSCFPSGME; encoded by the coding sequence ATGACTCTTCGCCGCTGCGCTTGGTGGGCGCTTCTTCTTGCCACCTTGGGCTACCTGGCGGTGGTCATGGTCACCGTGTTCCCGCGGCACCACACCCCGCTTACCGACGTCCCCCTCCCCCGCTCCGGCGCATCCCTCACCGTTGCCCAGCGCGCGACGGTCGTGGGCTATGAGCGCTCCGCCTTCGGCGACGGCTGGGCACCTGCCGGAGCCTGCACCACGCGGGAGGCCACAATCATCCGGCAGCAGGGCCCGGATACGGTGTCCGATTGCCGCGTGCGCTCCGCGGGCCGGGACCCGTATTCGGGCACTCAGCTTGACCCCGCGGCCATTGACATTGACCATGTCTTCCCCCTGTCCGCGGCGTGGGATATGGGCGCCTATGCGTGGCCGGCGCACCTCCGGGAGCAATTTGCCAATGACCCGCTCAACCTGGTGGCAGTATCGCGCAAGGAAAACCGGGAGAAGTCTGACGCGCTGCCCTCCGAATGGATGCCCTCCGATAGGGGCGCCCGATGTTGGTATTCGCGGCGCCTCGACGCCGTGGCGCGGTCCTATCACCTGCCGTTGACTCGGGCAGACCGTGCCGTGATGCGCTGGTCATGTTTTCCTTCGGGGATGGAATAA
- a CDS encoding amino acid permease yields MAENTAPLTPTPHGPGTQSHPRGRAKLGLNARHIHFIALGSAIGTGLFYGSAGAIQAAGPSVLVVYLIGGAVVYFMLRALGEMAVRHPVSGSFAEYTREHLGGWSGYITGWMYAFEMMIVCLADLTAIAIYMKFWFPDTPQWVWVAVTLLVVGAANLASVRWFGELEFGFTLIKVGAVIAMIAGGAAILVFNLGTDPSHSSVSNLWNDGGFFPNGVGGMVSAFILVLFAFGGTEIIGVAGAEADDPSRAVPKAVNTVPVRILLFYVLAIAVILVLNPWRSVTGEESPFVQIFSALGVNWAAALLNVVVITAALSAINSDLFGAGRVITGMARERLAPQALARTSAKGVPVMTTIALIAVLVIGVALNAILPERVFTIVAALATFATIYVWLMILIAHVASRRGMSSAEVADLDFPVPFWPWGQYFAIAFIFFTFGIMVWNAEYHMALAVGVAFLVIMSALYALMLRRPAGAGATSAAGAADGAAQDAAAPGSDK; encoded by the coding sequence ATGGCTGAAAACACAGCGCCCTTAACGCCCACACCGCACGGACCCGGCACGCAGTCACACCCCCGTGGCCGCGCGAAACTAGGACTCAATGCCCGCCATATTCACTTCATCGCGCTGGGCTCAGCCATTGGCACCGGCCTGTTCTACGGCTCCGCCGGGGCCATCCAGGCCGCCGGCCCCTCCGTGCTGGTGGTCTACCTCATCGGCGGCGCCGTGGTGTACTTCATGCTGCGCGCCCTGGGCGAAATGGCCGTTCGTCACCCCGTATCCGGGTCCTTCGCCGAATACACCCGCGAACACCTGGGCGGCTGGTCCGGCTACATCACCGGCTGGATGTATGCCTTCGAGATGATGATCGTCTGCCTGGCGGACTTAACCGCCATTGCCATTTACATGAAATTCTGGTTCCCAGATACACCCCAATGGGTATGGGTGGCAGTGACCCTGCTCGTCGTGGGCGCGGCCAACCTGGCGAGCGTGCGCTGGTTCGGTGAGCTGGAATTCGGATTCACCCTCATCAAGGTCGGCGCGGTGATCGCGATGATCGCCGGCGGCGCAGCCATCCTCGTCTTCAACTTAGGCACAGACCCCAGCCACAGCTCCGTATCCAACCTGTGGAACGACGGCGGATTCTTCCCCAACGGAGTTGGCGGCATGGTCTCCGCCTTCATCCTGGTGCTCTTTGCCTTCGGCGGCACGGAGATCATCGGCGTCGCCGGCGCGGAAGCGGACGACCCCAGCCGCGCGGTACCCAAGGCCGTCAATACCGTCCCGGTGCGCATCCTGCTGTTCTACGTGCTGGCCATCGCCGTGATCCTGGTGCTCAACCCGTGGCGCAGCGTCACAGGCGAGGAATCCCCCTTCGTGCAAATCTTCTCCGCGCTCGGGGTCAACTGGGCGGCGGCGCTGCTCAACGTGGTGGTCATCACCGCCGCACTGTCCGCCATCAACTCCGACCTCTTCGGAGCCGGACGAGTCATCACCGGCATGGCGCGCGAGCGCCTGGCCCCCCAAGCACTGGCGCGGACCTCCGCCAAGGGCGTTCCGGTGATGACCACCATCGCCCTCATCGCGGTGCTGGTCATCGGCGTGGCGCTCAACGCCATCCTGCCGGAGCGCGTGTTTACCATCGTCGCCGCGCTGGCCACCTTTGCCACCATCTACGTCTGGTTGATGATCCTCATCGCCCACGTCGCCTCACGCCGCGGCATGAGCAGCGCCGAGGTCGCCGACCTGGACTTCCCCGTCCCCTTCTGGCCCTGGGGCCAGTACTTTGCCATCGCGTTCATCTTCTTCACGTTTGGCATCATGGTGTGGAACGCCGAATACCACATGGCGCTCGCCGTCGGCGTGGCCTTCCTGGTGATCATGAGCGCGCTGTATGCCCTCATGCTGCGCCGCCCCGCGGGGGCCGGCGCCACCTCGGCTGCTGGGGCAGCGGATGGTGCTGCTCAGGACGCTGCTGCGCCGGGTTCGGACAAGTGA
- the putP gene encoding sodium/proline symporter PutP: MTQTTWFVLAIIIYMFVMLGIGYWSYTKTEKYEDYVLADRGLNPFVAALSAGAADMSGWLLMGLPGALYVGGVSGMWIAIGLLLGSWANWKFVAPRLRAYSERAHNSVTLPSFFGNRVHDSSRIVRITAAVIIIVFLTFYVSSGMVSGGRYFEATFGGDYLTGMLIIAAVTVAYTFVGGFLAVSYTDVVQGLIMFLALIAVPSVALLTLDHPSDIFTWATSHDYGPWTDGVGNPDFFNIFGGVGAAAVIGSLAWGLGYFGQPHVVVRFMALRTPQEARSGRRYGISWMLLCILGALATAVIGTVFFSQNPDIAVTDQQNFETIFLDMGRILFHPLIAGLVLTAVLAAIMSTMSSQLLVVSSSLIEDLYKLVAKRQPSEAVLINLARTAVIAVSVFAALFAVHPNDSILGLVAFAWAGFGSAFGPLMLFSLYWRRLNAAGAVAGMLTGAVVSFAWGMSPLSDTLYEMVPGFACAALMTWVISLATAAPDAEVTQEFDAAMEPLRGRAKSKEA, from the coding sequence GTGACCCAAACAACGTGGTTTGTCCTAGCCATCATCATCTACATGTTTGTGATGCTTGGCATTGGATACTGGAGCTACACCAAGACTGAGAAGTATGAGGACTACGTTCTCGCCGATCGTGGCCTCAATCCCTTCGTCGCCGCACTGTCTGCCGGCGCCGCGGACATGTCCGGCTGGTTGCTCATGGGCCTGCCCGGAGCGCTCTACGTTGGCGGTGTGTCCGGCATGTGGATCGCCATCGGGTTGCTCCTGGGCAGCTGGGCGAACTGGAAGTTCGTGGCCCCGCGGCTGCGCGCCTACTCCGAGCGCGCCCACAACTCGGTGACGCTGCCCAGCTTCTTTGGCAACCGGGTTCATGATTCCTCCCGCATCGTGCGCATCACCGCCGCGGTGATCATCATCGTCTTCCTGACGTTCTACGTCTCCTCCGGCATGGTCTCCGGCGGACGCTACTTCGAGGCGACCTTCGGCGGCGACTACCTCACCGGGATGCTCATCATCGCGGCGGTGACGGTGGCCTATACGTTCGTCGGCGGCTTCCTGGCGGTGTCCTACACGGATGTTGTCCAGGGGCTGATCATGTTCCTCGCACTAATCGCCGTGCCGTCCGTGGCGCTGCTGACCCTGGACCACCCCTCCGACATCTTCACCTGGGCCACCAGCCACGACTACGGCCCCTGGACCGACGGCGTGGGCAACCCTGACTTCTTCAATATCTTCGGCGGGGTGGGCGCCGCCGCGGTCATTGGCTCCTTGGCGTGGGGCCTGGGCTATTTTGGCCAGCCGCACGTGGTGGTGCGTTTCATGGCGCTGCGTACCCCGCAGGAGGCCCGCTCTGGGCGCCGCTACGGCATCTCCTGGATGCTGCTGTGCATCCTCGGCGCGCTGGCCACGGCCGTTATTGGCACGGTGTTCTTCTCCCAAAACCCGGACATCGCGGTGACCGACCAGCAGAACTTTGAAACGATCTTCCTGGACATGGGCCGCATCCTGTTCCACCCGCTGATCGCCGGGCTGGTCCTCACCGCGGTGCTCGCCGCGATCATGTCCACCATGAGCTCGCAGTTGCTCGTGGTCTCGTCTTCCCTCATCGAGGACCTGTACAAGCTGGTGGCCAAGCGGCAGCCCAGCGAGGCGGTCCTGATCAACCTGGCCCGCACGGCCGTCATTGCCGTATCCGTCTTCGCCGCCCTGTTTGCCGTGCACCCCAACGACTCGATCCTGGGCCTGGTGGCCTTCGCGTGGGCGGGATTTGGCTCCGCCTTCGGCCCGCTCATGCTCTTTAGCCTCTACTGGCGCCGCCTGAATGCCGCCGGCGCCGTGGCGGGCATGCTCACCGGAGCGGTGGTCTCCTTCGCCTGGGGCATGTCGCCGCTGTCTGACACGCTCTACGAGATGGTTCCGGGCTTCGCCTGCGCTGCCCTGATGACGTGGGTGATTTCCCTGGCCACCGCCGCCCCTGACGCCGAGGTGACCCAGGAATTTGATGCCGCCATGGAACCGCTGCGAGGGCGGGCCAAGTCAAAGGAGGCATGA
- a CDS encoding DEAD/DEAH box helicase, which yields MTNTDNGYEPENVDAVSTDRTEVPQVEQAVETSEDQAQTAATTETVNPSESQEQSHEGAQPTRDDSTAEKTDSSERDTPNFEGLGLPDDVLKAVYKVGFETPSAIQAETIPLLMQDRDVVGLAQTGTGKTAAFALPILARIDVAERSPQALVLAPTRELALQVADSFQSFADHLGGIHVLPIYGGQAYGIQLSGLRRGAQIIVGTPGRVIDHLEKGSLDISGLRFLVLDEADEMLNMGFQEDVERILEDTPDDKQVALFSATMPSGIRRISKQYLNDPAEVTVKSKTRTNTNITQRWLHVAHRNKLDALTRILEVTEFEAMIVFVRTKNETEEVAEKLRARGFSAAAINGDIAQQQRERTVDQLRDGRLDILVATDVAARGLDVERISHVFNFDIPNDTESYVHRIGRTGRAGRTGEAILFVTPRERRMLRSIERATNAPLTEMDLPTVDEVNDSRKAKFADSITQSLEDSQLELFRGLVKAYAEAHDTPLEDIAAALATQAQAGDEFLMKEQPRESRRDRFDRRDRDRDDRFDRGGRGRRDRDRDRDRGGRSRFEAEPGKAMYRLAVGKRQHVRPGAIVGALANEGGLNSKDFGRISIFGDHSLVELPQGLPREVLDRLADTRISGQLINIELDSGRPPRRESRGYGYGRDRDDRGDRGGRGYGRRDDRGDRGDRGGYRGDRGDRGDRGGKRGGFHRDRY from the coding sequence ATGACGAATACGGATAACGGCTACGAGCCGGAGAACGTGGACGCCGTGAGCACTGACCGCACCGAGGTCCCCCAGGTCGAACAGGCCGTGGAGACGAGCGAAGATCAGGCGCAGACGGCTGCCACCACAGAGACAGTGAATCCGTCGGAATCTCAGGAACAGTCGCATGAGGGCGCCCAGCCCACTAGGGACGATTCGACTGCTGAGAAGACCGACTCTAGTGAACGGGACACCCCCAATTTTGAGGGGCTTGGACTTCCTGATGACGTGCTCAAGGCCGTCTATAAGGTTGGATTTGAGACCCCTTCAGCAATTCAGGCTGAGACCATCCCGCTGCTCATGCAGGACCGGGATGTGGTGGGCCTAGCCCAGACCGGTACCGGCAAGACGGCGGCATTCGCGCTGCCCATTCTTGCGCGTATCGACGTCGCCGAGCGTTCCCCGCAGGCGCTTGTGCTGGCCCCCACCCGCGAGCTCGCACTTCAGGTTGCGGACTCGTTCCAATCCTTCGCCGATCACCTCGGCGGCATCCATGTGCTTCCCATCTACGGCGGGCAGGCCTACGGCATTCAGTTATCCGGGCTGCGCCGCGGCGCCCAGATCATCGTGGGCACCCCGGGACGCGTCATCGATCACCTGGAGAAGGGCTCGCTGGACATCTCCGGCCTGCGCTTCCTGGTTCTCGATGAAGCCGATGAGATGCTCAACATGGGCTTCCAGGAAGACGTTGAGCGCATCCTGGAAGACACCCCGGATGACAAGCAGGTGGCGCTGTTTTCCGCGACGATGCCCAGCGGCATCCGGCGGATTTCCAAGCAGTACCTCAACGACCCGGCGGAAGTGACCGTCAAGTCGAAGACCCGGACCAACACCAACATCACGCAGCGCTGGCTGCACGTGGCACACCGCAACAAGCTCGACGCCTTGACCCGCATCCTTGAGGTCACCGAGTTTGAAGCCATGATCGTGTTCGTGCGCACCAAGAATGAGACCGAAGAGGTGGCAGAAAAGCTGCGCGCCCGCGGTTTCTCCGCTGCCGCCATTAACGGCGACATCGCCCAGCAGCAGCGCGAGCGCACCGTCGATCAGCTTCGCGACGGCCGCCTGGACATCCTGGTGGCCACCGACGTTGCGGCCCGCGGGCTCGACGTCGAACGCATCAGCCACGTGTTCAACTTTGACATTCCCAACGACACCGAGTCCTACGTGCACCGCATCGGCCGGACGGGCCGCGCCGGGCGCACCGGCGAGGCGATCCTGTTTGTCACCCCGCGTGAGCGCCGGATGCTGCGCTCCATCGAGCGTGCCACCAACGCCCCGCTCACGGAGATGGATCTGCCCACTGTCGACGAGGTCAATGACTCGCGCAAGGCAAAGTTCGCGGACTCCATCACGCAGTCCCTTGAGGACAGCCAACTGGAGCTCTTCCGCGGCCTGGTCAAGGCCTACGCAGAGGCTCACGACACCCCGCTGGAGGACATCGCCGCAGCACTGGCCACCCAGGCCCAGGCCGGCGATGAGTTCCTGATGAAGGAGCAGCCCCGCGAGTCGCGCAGGGATCGCTTTGACCGCCGCGACCGGGACCGCGACGACCGCTTCGATCGCGGCGGCCGTGGTCGCCGCGACCGGGATCGGGACCGCGACCGGGGCGGCCGGAGTCGCTTCGAGGCGGAGCCCGGCAAGGCCATGTACCGGCTGGCCGTGGGTAAGCGCCAGCACGTGCGCCCGGGCGCCATTGTTGGCGCCCTGGCCAACGAGGGCGGGCTGAACTCCAAGGACTTCGGGCGCATCTCCATCTTCGGGGACCACTCGCTGGTGGAGCTGCCCCAGGGCCTGCCGCGCGAGGTGCTCGATCGGCTGGCGGATACCCGCATCTCCGGGCAACTGATCAATATTGAGCTGGATTCCGGCCGCCCGCCGCGGCGCGAGTCCCGCGGCTACGGCTACGGCCGCGACCGTGATGATCGCGGCGACCGGGGCGGACGCGGCTATGGGCGGCGCGATGATCGCGGCGACCGTGGGGATCGCGGCGGCTACCGTGGGGACCGTGGCGATCGAGGCGATCGTGGCGGGAAACGCGGTGGCTTCCACCGCGACCGCTACTAA
- a CDS encoding DUF2269 domain-containing protein — protein MNSLMIILHALAAVLFLGPVTVAASTFHTYALKAHKGDERAAGIASLLHRITNTYGVLSALVPVLGVAVMFTDLSTYFHEIKYHVSILLGVIAWAMLLFLIIPRQKAMMAALGLLDEEDKPAKPTTISNWEKAKKQLSMFGGIFSLLWVIILVLMFL, from the coding sequence ATGAATTCTCTGATGATCATCCTCCACGCATTGGCTGCGGTCCTGTTCTTGGGCCCGGTCACCGTGGCGGCATCTACCTTCCATACCTATGCGCTCAAGGCGCACAAGGGCGACGAGCGTGCCGCCGGCATCGCCTCCTTGCTCCACCGCATCACCAACACCTACGGCGTGCTGTCTGCCCTGGTTCCCGTCCTCGGCGTGGCGGTGATGTTCACTGACCTGAGCACGTACTTCCACGAGATCAAGTACCACGTGAGCATCCTGCTGGGAGTCATCGCCTGGGCCATGCTGCTGTTTTTGATCATCCCGCGGCAAAAGGCCATGATGGCCGCGCTTGGGCTGCTCGATGAGGAAGACAAGCCCGCCAAGCCCACCACGATTTCCAATTGGGAGAAGGCCAAGAAGCAGCTGTCCATGTTCGGCGGCATCTTCAGCCTGCTGTGGGTGATCATCCTGGTGCTGATGTTCCTCTAA